The Chloroflexota bacterium genome contains a region encoding:
- a CDS encoding HAD-IA family hydrolase, whose product MLPELVVSDFAGTAMKEEGAVLVAYRLALREFDIPFTEEDLAARRGASKRAVFQELAGRVRSADEAKAIAPKALAVFENSLRQEYETGPVREVEGASAAVAALKAAGVKVALTSGFDRGLVDLLVRRLGWESLFDRVLASDDTPAGRPAPYLIYRAMTDLNVFDVGRVAVVGDTPLDLQAASNARAGWIVGVLSGAHGLETLGATPHTHLLPSIAHLPGLLGIR is encoded by the coding sequence GTGCTGCCCGAGCTTGTCGTGTCCGACTTCGCCGGCACCGCCATGAAGGAAGAAGGCGCGGTCCTGGTGGCCTATCGCCTGGCCCTGCGCGAGTTCGACATCCCGTTCACCGAGGAAGACCTGGCAGCCCGGCGTGGGGCCAGCAAGCGGGCCGTGTTCCAGGAGCTGGCGGGCCGCGTCCGCTCGGCCGACGAGGCGAAGGCCATCGCGCCGAAGGCCCTGGCGGTCTTCGAGAACAGCCTGCGCCAGGAGTACGAGACCGGTCCCGTCCGCGAGGTCGAAGGCGCGAGTGCGGCGGTGGCTGCGCTCAAAGCGGCCGGGGTCAAGGTCGCGCTGACCAGCGGCTTCGACCGCGGGCTGGTCGATCTGCTGGTACGGCGGCTCGGCTGGGAGAGCCTGTTCGACCGGGTGCTCGCCAGCGACGACACGCCGGCCGGCCGCCCTGCGCCGTACCTGATCTACCGCGCCATGACCGACCTCAACGTGTTCGACGTGGGCCGCGTGGCCGTGGTCGGCGATACGCCGCTCGACCTGCAGGCGGCATCGAACGCCCGCGCGGGCTGGATCGTCGGCGTGCTGAGCGGCGCACACGGCCTGGAGACGCTCGGCGCAACGCCGCACACGCATCTGCTGCCGTCCATCGCGCACCTGCCCGGGCTGCTCGGCATCCGCTGA